The following proteins are encoded in a genomic region of Hydra vulgaris chromosome 05, alternate assembly HydraT2T_AEP:
- the LOC136080498 gene encoding L-rhamnose-binding lectin CSL3-like has translation MSKLGILFALFALTFAISYEVNEENSNDYENDFLDNLEDSELNDFIETKDDNEDNDKEESENYENNDPSQSYIKTKWLKRTARACEGNNLIINCYGRRKIKVIYANYGRTSSRICSKDFNTDLPKKCNNQKRSLKEVRNKCSGRSSCVVEASNGVFGDPCFGTYKYLEVRFYCQKKHHFIHT, from the exons ATGTCAAAACTCGGAATTCTGTTCGCGTTGTTTGCTTTGACATTTGCAATAa GCTACGAAGTTAACGAAGAAAATAGCAACGATTATGAAAACGATTTTCTAGATAATCTTGAGGATAGCgaattaaatgatttcataG AGACAAAGGATGATAATGAAGACAACGACAAAGAAGAATCAGAAAATTACGAAAATAATGATCCCTCACAAAgctatattaaaa ctaaatGGTTAAAACGAACTGCACGAGCATGCGAAGGAAACAATCTGATAATCAACTGCTACGGTCgaagaaaaattaaagtaatttatgcAAACTACGGAAGAACCTCGTCTCGTATATGCTCTAAAGATTTTAATACGGATTTGCCTAAGAAATGTAACAATCAAAAAAGGTCTCTGAAAGAAGTTCGTAACAAGTGTTCAGGCAGGTCATCTTGCGTTGTTGAAGCATCGAATGGAGTATTTGGCGACCCATGTTTTGGAACATATAAATATCTTGAAGTGCgtttttattgtcaaaagaaaCACCATTTTATTCATACTTAA